CTCCACCAGAGGCAAAACCTCATCCCAGGCACCCAGATGATCAAGCACGCACGTCCACAAGAGATCCTCAAGAGACAGGATTGTCCTCTCGGACTGACCATCTGTTTGggggtgataagctgagctcataGGCAACTTGCTGCTTAAGGCGCTCTGCAACGTTTGCCAAAAACGGGATATGAATCTTAGATCCCTATCCGAGACTATACTCGACGACACTCCATGCAACTTCATGATTTCATCGATATACAACTGTGCCAGCTTCGACATGGACATCCTCAGATTTAGTGCTAGGAACGGGGCGTTATTGGTCAGGTGATCTACAATAACCTAGATGTCATCATGGTTCCTCACAGTTCGTGGCAAGTAGGTAACAAATTCCATAGCaatgctatcccacttccatTCTGGTATCTCCACCTATTGCAACATCCCTCCAGGTCTCTAATGCTCTGTTTTGGCCTTCTAACAGGTCAAGCATGATGACATAAATCGAGCAACATCTTATTTCATGCTTGACCACTAGAAGGATTTCCTCAAATCctgatacattttagtcatgccTGGATGCATGCTAAAATGACTTTTGTGCCCTTCTTCGAGAATCATGCTCTTCACCTCCATGTCTTCAGGTATGCAAACTTTGGCTTTCTCGGTGCCAAGCAACTCTACCGTTTTCTGCAACTTGGGGTCAGACAATTGCCTTTCCTTTATCATACCAAGGAAATCATTAGATACCACTAGGTGGTTGCATCTAATGACACCCTATCCTAAAACCACCTGTAACCGCATATCTCTGAACTGTTCCACCAAGTCCAACTCCTTAACCATCATGTAAGATGCATGAATTGTTTTTCTGCTCAAGGCGTCAaccaccacatttgccttccctaTATGATATAAAAACCGAAGTCAAAGTCTTTCAAGAACTTTATCCATTGcctttgtctcatatttaacTCCTTCTGGTCAAACAGGTATTTCAGGCTTTTGTGGTCACTGAAAACCTGGAACTGTGCACCATACAAATAATGCCTCCATATCTTTAGAGCAAACACCACAGCTGCTAGCTTCAAATCGTGCATGGGATAGTTTTTCTCATGATTCTTCAACTGTCTTGAGGCATACACGACCACCCTTTTGTCTTGCATCAGGACAAACCTTAATCCCTAATGGGAGGCATCATAGTAAATCTCAAAAGGCTTGCTGGTATCAGGGATTACTAGCACGGGGCACTAGTCAGCTTCTGCTTCAACTCTTGAAAGCTCTCTTCGCACCGGTCGATCCAAGCAAAAGGCTGATCTTTGCGAGTCAGTTGAGTCAAGGGTGCTACTATTTTGGAAAATCCCTCAATGAACCTCCTATAATAGCTTGccaaccccacaaagctcctaaTTTCAATCGCTGACTTAGGACGCTCCCACTTTAACACAGGTTCCACCTGGGATGGATCTACAGATATGGCCTGAGCTGAGATCATATGTCCCAAGAATTAGACTGTGATCATCCAAAACTTGCACTTTAACAGTTTCAcatacaactgcttctctctcaagATGCTCAGAACTGTCCTCAGATGCTCTATGTGCTCTTCATGAGTTCAAGAGTAGATTAAGATATCATCGATGAAAACCACCACAAATTTGTCTAGAAACGGCCTGAAGATTCtgttcatatagtccatgaaTAAGGCGGGGGCGTtagtcacaccaaaaggcatcactaCGTACTCGTAATGCCCGTATCTGGACCTGAAAGcggtcttctgcacatcatcaaaCTTGACTTGAATCTGATGGTATCTTGATCTCAGATCGATTTTAGAAAACATCACAACTCtgtgcaactgatccatcaagtcgtctaTCCTTGGCAAAGGATATTTGTTCTTAATGGTTAACTTGTTTAGCTCCCTGTAGTCCACATAGAGCCTAGAACTGCCGTCTTTCTTCTTGACCAACAACACTGCGCTTCCCAGGGTGACATGCTTGGTCTGATGAACTGTTTCTCTAGTAGTTCTTCAATCTGTTTCTTCAATTCTACCAACTCAGCAAGAGCCATTCTGTAAGGTGCTATTGATACTGGCCCTACTCCCGGAACAAGATCATTGGAGAACTCTATTTCCCTAGGAGGGGGTAAGCCAGACACATCTTCTAGAAACACAACTGGCAAGTCTTTTACTACAGGTGTCTCAATATTTCTGCCTCCCTTCTCAACAGATAGTTGAGTCAGAATTAAGAAACACTGGTACCC
This region of Vigna unguiculata cultivar IT97K-499-35 chromosome 5, ASM411807v1, whole genome shotgun sequence genomic DNA includes:
- the LOC114184534 gene encoding uncharacterized protein LOC114184534: MDWLFTNRILIDCNEKKVLFPNLEDEDQLVSLQQVDKAIKEGYQCFLILTQLSVEKGGRNIETPVVKDLPVVFLEDVSGLPPPREIEFSNDLVPGVGPVSIAPYRMALAELVELKKQIEELLEKQFIRPSMSPWEAQCCWSRRKTAVLGSMWTTGS